The nucleotide window CGGCATCACAGTCCGGGTTCCGCTCATCAGTTGCCCGATTACCGGCTGGTTAAGTTTGATCAGTTGATCGACAGCTCGAATCTGATGCCTGCAGACTGGACGCTGATCGGTCAGGCTCTGATCGAAAACTGGCACGACTATGATGGTTTTATCGTGCTCCATGGCACCGATACCATGGCTTATACTGCCTCAGCACTGTCATTTATTCTGCAGGGAATGAACAAACCGGTGATCATCACCGGCTCTCAGATTCCGCTATCTGAGTTGCGTAATGATGCCCTGGACAATCTGGTCACCAGTCTGATTCTGGCGGGCAACTATGATATCCCAGAGGTCTGTATCTACTTCAACGGTCGTCTGCTACGGGGCAACCGCAGTAAAAAAGTGAAGAGCACCGAACTGGACGCCTTTGATTCACCCAACTTTGCCTGGCTGGGGCAGGTGGGTATCCATATAGCGATACAACACCCGTTGCTACTGAAGCCGGGGTCGCCGAATTTTAATCTGCCTCACTTCAAGCCTAACGGAATCGTTATAGCTCCGATCTATCCCGGCATCTCTGCCCGGGTGATCGATGCACTACTGGACGCTGAAGAGGTCAGGGCGTTGATTCTGCAATCCTACGGTGTTGGCAACCCTCCAGACCAGAACAAAACCTTTATCGCTTCCCTCGAGCGCGCTGGCAACAACGGTATCGTAGTACTCAATACCAGTCAGTGTCTGCAGGGCAGTGTGCATCAGGGAGCCTATGCAACCGGCGAAACCCTGAACCG belongs to Amphritea atlantica and includes:
- a CDS encoding type I asparaginase — translated: MKRQILILYTGGTIGMTSSAQGYVPDDGFEALLNSRLQRHHSPGSAHQLPDYRLVKFDQLIDSSNLMPADWTLIGQALIENWHDYDGFIVLHGTDTMAYTASALSFILQGMNKPVIITGSQIPLSELRNDALDNLVTSLILAGNYDIPEVCIYFNGRLLRGNRSKKVKSTELDAFDSPNFAWLGQVGIHIAIQHPLLLKPGSPNFNLPHFKPNGIVIAPIYPGISARVIDALLDAEEVRALILQSYGVGNPPDQNKTFIASLERAGNNGIVVLNTSQCLQGSVHQGAYATGETLNRIGVIPAADLTLEAAFTKLHFLIGMGDDATAIRENITRPLCGECSLAS